A single window of Leptospira semungkisensis DNA harbors:
- a CDS encoding PP2C family protein-serine/threonine phosphatase: MEEKKELITERIIASGPLTINRIRFGLAGLFLLSLAAAWTQSSAVQNAAYLIGTGSMLGYAYYNHYCNKKYGKIPAMVGKVSVLADITILSIVMFVASWTDRNMASGVIRQIILYAINMIFIVYSVLLLSPTVAKLSGIFSVVGQGLVILNTIFRGVEFTEDELKVISPGYASISEQSLKLVFLAVVSYITQSVILIFRKIGAVEEEYANTLEQKVDERTIEVTKRMEEIQALKVQQDGDYYLTSLLSKPLTTNWNTSQDVSTLFYIEQKKKFTFKNRESELGGDICISGNLLFGNEKTKWTFFLNGDAMGKSLQGAGGAIVLGTAVNNIMTRSASHGRVIDITPEAWMLQTHRELDDIFRTFDGTMMASAIFGLVNDKTGRILILNAEHPWPVLFRDGTASFLAPELSSWKLGSPFGANLKVHESLLQPGDVIFLGSDGRDDINISNDGSHWRMNEDENLFVRIVEESEADLDKIADKLHSVGAIADDLSLIRIGYKEVIDPEHPKYTHAIEKYNEAKQYLSNKEFAIATELLETSWSLAPNFKESARLLGQIYYDKKEYAKASKWLERYLNLDPGSQNIWFLLSLCYKHLKDFKRAAEAAENVRKTQPHRLANLINLSDNYRLLNKFEDARSVLEKAKEIDGESALVEKLDEYLKAKGF, encoded by the coding sequence ATGGAAGAAAAAAAAGAACTCATCACGGAGAGAATTATAGCCTCCGGTCCACTGACGATCAATCGGATTCGATTCGGTTTAGCAGGATTATTCCTGCTTTCCCTCGCTGCCGCTTGGACCCAGAGTTCGGCAGTTCAAAATGCAGCGTATTTGATTGGAACAGGCTCGATGCTTGGTTACGCTTACTATAACCATTATTGTAATAAGAAATATGGAAAGATACCGGCTATGGTCGGCAAAGTTTCCGTATTGGCGGACATTACCATCTTATCAATAGTCATGTTCGTCGCTTCCTGGACTGATAGGAACATGGCTTCTGGAGTCATCCGCCAGATCATTCTATATGCAATCAACATGATCTTCATCGTGTATTCAGTATTACTATTATCTCCTACAGTCGCAAAGCTTTCCGGAATATTCAGCGTAGTTGGACAAGGACTCGTGATCCTAAATACAATCTTCAGAGGAGTTGAATTCACTGAGGATGAACTCAAGGTTATTTCTCCGGGATACGCCTCCATTTCGGAACAGTCCTTAAAACTGGTCTTTTTAGCGGTGGTATCCTATATCACTCAAAGTGTGATTTTGATCTTCCGCAAGATAGGCGCGGTAGAGGAAGAATACGCCAACACACTAGAACAGAAAGTCGACGAAAGAACGATAGAAGTCACCAAGAGAATGGAAGAGATCCAGGCTCTCAAGGTGCAACAAGACGGAGATTATTATCTAACTTCCTTATTGAGTAAACCTTTAACTACGAACTGGAATACTTCTCAAGATGTTAGCACCTTATTCTATATAGAACAAAAGAAGAAGTTCACCTTCAAGAACCGAGAGTCGGAGCTTGGAGGAGATATCTGTATTAGCGGGAACCTTCTCTTCGGGAATGAGAAAACAAAATGGACCTTCTTCTTAAATGGAGACGCGATGGGCAAATCTCTGCAGGGCGCGGGAGGAGCGATCGTACTCGGGACGGCAGTGAACAATATCATGACACGTTCTGCAAGTCATGGAAGGGTAATTGACATTACTCCTGAAGCTTGGATGCTCCAAACTCATAGAGAGTTGGACGATATCTTTCGCACCTTCGATGGAACAATGATGGCATCCGCTATCTTCGGCTTAGTGAATGATAAAACGGGAAGAATACTGATCTTAAACGCGGAACATCCTTGGCCCGTATTATTTAGAGACGGGACTGCTTCCTTCTTAGCACCCGAACTTTCTTCTTGGAAACTTGGTTCTCCTTTCGGAGCAAATCTAAAAGTTCACGAATCTCTTCTACAGCCTGGTGATGTGATCTTTTTAGGATCCGATGGAAGGGACGATATCAATATCTCCAACGATGGTTCTCACTGGAGAATGAACGAAGACGAAAATCTATTCGTTAGAATTGTAGAAGAATCGGAAGCAGATCTAGACAAAATCGCAGACAAATTGCACTCAGTAGGTGCGATCGCTGATGACCTTTCTTTGATACGTATCGGATACAAAGAAGTCATAGATCCGGAGCATCCCAAATATACACACGCAATCGAAAAATACAATGAAGCAAAACAATATCTTTCTAATAAAGAATTTGCAATCGCAACCGAACTATTAGAAACATCTTGGAGCCTTGCACCTAACTTTAAAGAATCCGCAAGACTATTAGGCCAAATCTACTACGATAAAAAAGAATATGCCAAGGCATCCAAATGGCTAGAACGTTATTTGAACTTGGATCCAGGATCTCAGAACATTTGGTTTCTATTATCTCTTTGTTATAAACATCTGAAAGACTTCAAGCGCGCAGCAGAAGCCGCAGAGAATGTTCGTAAAACACAACCTCATCGACTCGCCAACCTGATCAATCTCTCGGATAATTATAGATTGTTGAATAAATTCGAGGATGCCCGCTCCGTTCTTGAAAAAGCAAAAGAGATAGATGGAGAGAGCGCTCTTGTAGAAAAATTGGATGAATATTTGAAAGCCAAAGGATTTTAA
- a CDS encoding glycosyl hydrolase family 5, protein MKRTQIYITYLLLLIFSACSPDQSKNWAPTLQLITPHASEFGNQTQFHAFSTDASIIHSLDYANSDLERKIFTGDKNYNGTVDKIFLDGLGREVGFRGFNISGNTKLAQHGFKPFANDSDADVAFARLAKTNGSNLVRFTIAWEGVHTAVDTINYAYLDAIIAQMRKAISKRMYILVDYHQDLFSRNLFNKSSWYTGNGAPAWIISGGSYPSEYCGIVCANWSQNNLTNEAIRRAFRNFWNNASLSTSSGTRYMQTEYLWQVGKAAAYIKANLSDQEFDYIVGLDPFNEPVDGGMEGLTAAQWDNQKLWPFHYKIRDVLNQNGWDNKWVFAEPLVFWNTNVGSAIVPATGGGHLLTQPGSGFVFNSHFYDAARMGTDLTGIDNATYFKYLDDIRTEARFLNIPVFLSEFGMWLKGTGAKDTPRMINAVYQAMEISDKSQSNKTRFADLYNPAVSGTQWHWDYYYNNHKEYMNGNTSKLITTKDAWNDEDFSVVGNYGANFNVDYHVIQRAYFRKSQGRVFSSHYNAIGYDTWNNIFKWAAIRTTDTGTKYFGDQRFLFIVWKGRNSEAPTEIYLPPHFSKGDTLLITEKKIYNKLIPSSLNQDPNEAILIDDRNRDSGSGMLTLIWDDLDSDEDANDSMHYALLVDGQGVSFDSQVLQTIQSGLNQRINIDKKSPIYFTGKMTYSGYPAEQ, encoded by the coding sequence ATGAAGAGAACACAAATATATATCACTTACTTGCTCTTACTTATATTTAGCGCATGTAGCCCCGATCAAAGCAAGAATTGGGCTCCTACATTGCAGCTTATTACTCCGCATGCGTCCGAATTCGGTAACCAAACTCAATTCCATGCGTTTTCTACGGATGCTTCTATAATTCACTCTCTGGATTATGCGAATTCAGATTTAGAACGTAAAATCTTCACCGGGGACAAAAACTATAACGGTACCGTGGATAAGATCTTTTTAGACGGCCTTGGTAGAGAGGTCGGTTTCCGAGGCTTTAATATCTCCGGAAATACCAAACTTGCTCAACATGGGTTCAAACCCTTCGCCAACGATTCAGATGCAGATGTAGCATTTGCAAGACTTGCAAAAACGAACGGATCTAATTTGGTCCGATTCACAATCGCGTGGGAAGGAGTTCATACAGCAGTTGACACGATTAACTATGCGTATCTAGACGCAATCATCGCTCAGATGAGAAAGGCAATCTCTAAGAGAATGTATATCCTAGTCGACTACCATCAGGATCTTTTCTCCAGAAATCTTTTCAATAAGAGCTCTTGGTATACTGGCAATGGAGCTCCTGCTTGGATTATTTCCGGAGGCTCTTATCCTTCCGAATATTGCGGGATTGTTTGCGCCAACTGGAGCCAAAACAATCTAACAAATGAAGCGATCCGTCGAGCCTTCAGAAATTTCTGGAATAACGCAAGCCTTTCCACTTCTTCTGGGACTCGATATATGCAAACAGAATATCTTTGGCAGGTAGGAAAGGCAGCGGCATATATCAAGGCTAATCTAAGCGATCAGGAATTCGATTATATCGTAGGATTAGATCCTTTTAATGAACCTGTAGATGGGGGAATGGAAGGACTCACTGCTGCGCAATGGGATAACCAAAAACTCTGGCCATTCCATTATAAGATAAGAGATGTTCTCAATCAAAATGGCTGGGACAATAAATGGGTCTTTGCAGAACCTTTGGTATTTTGGAATACGAATGTAGGCTCTGCAATTGTTCCGGCTACTGGAGGAGGACATTTGTTAACGCAGCCTGGCTCCGGATTCGTATTCAATTCTCATTTCTACGATGCTGCAAGAATGGGGACTGATCTCACCGGCATTGATAACGCGACTTATTTCAAATACTTGGATGATATCCGAACCGAGGCCCGCTTCTTAAATATTCCGGTTTTCTTAAGTGAATTCGGAATGTGGTTAAAAGGAACCGGAGCGAAGGATACTCCTCGAATGATCAATGCAGTCTATCAAGCCATGGAGATCTCCGATAAAAGCCAAAGTAATAAAACTAGATTTGCTGATCTCTATAATCCGGCAGTTTCAGGGACTCAATGGCATTGGGATTACTACTATAACAATCACAAAGAATACATGAACGGAAACACGTCCAAACTGATCACTACGAAAGATGCCTGGAACGACGAAGACTTTTCCGTAGTTGGGAATTATGGAGCAAACTTTAACGTAGACTATCATGTAATCCAGAGAGCTTATTTCAGAAAATCCCAAGGAAGAGTATTCAGCTCTCATTATAATGCAATCGGCTACGATACTTGGAATAATATATTCAAGTGGGCGGCAATCCGGACGACAGATACTGGAACTAAATATTTCGGAGACCAAAGATTCTTATTCATAGTTTGGAAAGGAAGGAATTCAGAAGCTCCGACCGAGATCTATCTTCCTCCTCATTTCAGCAAAGGCGATACTTTACTCATTACGGAGAAAAAGATTTATAACAAGCTGATCCCTTCTTCCTTAAATCAAGATCCGAACGAAGCAATACTTATCGACGACAGAAATAGAGACTCTGGATCGGGAATGCTTACATTAATTTGGGACGATCTCGACTCTGACGAAGATGCAAACGATTCAATGCATTACGCTTTGCTTGTGGATGGACAAGGAGTTTCGTTTGATTCCCAAGTATTACAGACAATACAATCAGGATTAAACCAAAGGATCAACATAGATAAGAAAAGCCCGATCTACTTCACAGGAAAAATGACTTACTCCGGATATCCGGCCGAACAATAA
- a CDS encoding class II aldolase/adducin family protein produces MKAPESPLELQKFLPQLVKEGILTKNGCASVKIGKSIWITPKKVDLNAIGKKSKNALLEIPLIADQIFPKDVPDEAAKHLSLYLARPEFNVILHSTQENVQTCSMAGETVRPFLDDMAQIVGPNAKVVSNSNDEKSLKKLISAIGRRNAVYVKDAGALCAHKSLDDAHAVCMVLEKASKAFVESRILGGGKPVPWLEAEAIRFVYQRKYSKQAEKNR; encoded by the coding sequence ATGAAGGCACCGGAAAGCCCTCTCGAACTTCAGAAATTCCTTCCTCAATTGGTGAAAGAAGGTATCTTAACGAAGAATGGATGCGCAAGCGTAAAGATCGGCAAAAGCATTTGGATCACTCCTAAAAAAGTAGATCTGAATGCGATAGGAAAGAAATCCAAAAATGCTCTATTAGAAATTCCTTTAATAGCGGATCAGATTTTTCCTAAAGACGTGCCGGATGAAGCAGCAAAGCATCTTTCTCTTTACTTGGCAAGACCGGAATTCAACGTTATCCTTCATTCTACTCAAGAAAATGTTCAAACCTGCTCTATGGCGGGAGAAACCGTTCGCCCCTTCTTGGACGATATGGCTCAAATCGTAGGACCAAATGCAAAAGTAGTCTCCAACTCTAACGATGAGAAGTCCCTCAAGAAATTAATCTCAGCGATCGGAAGAAGGAATGCAGTCTATGTGAAAGATGCAGGAGCTCTCTGCGCTCACAAGAGCCTGGATGATGCCCACGCAGTTTGCATGGTACTCGAGAAAGCGAGCAAGGCTTTTGTCGAATCAAGAATCCTAGGTGGTGGTAAACCGGTTCCTTGGTTAGAAGCCGAAGCGATCCGATTCGTTTACCAGAGAAAATATTCCAAGCAAGCAGAGAAGAATCGCTAA
- a CDS encoding class II aldolase/adducin family protein gives MELEKAKKIVRDTGIRLLKSGLIARTWGNISQRIDEDYFAITPTGRTYDDLTPEEIVQVNRHDLTHIGKIKPSYEKGLHAAAYALRSNIGAVIHTHQLQAAVVAAARKDVPVLNSQMKKIIGGPVLCTDYSLPGTKKLIRMAIEALDKSGSKAVLLANHGTLCVGKDMEDAFQVALELEKACQAFIEKEFVRISGAKKGDRESIRAWYLKNYSLEKSA, from the coding sequence ATGGAACTGGAAAAGGCAAAGAAAATTGTAAGAGATACTGGAATTCGTTTATTAAAATCCGGATTGATCGCTCGCACTTGGGGAAATATAAGCCAGAGAATAGATGAGGACTACTTCGCAATTACTCCGACCGGTAGAACATACGATGATCTAACTCCGGAAGAGATTGTGCAAGTGAATCGACACGATCTCACCCATATCGGAAAGATCAAACCGTCCTATGAGAAAGGATTACATGCAGCGGCCTATGCTCTTCGCTCTAATATAGGCGCCGTCATCCACACTCATCAATTGCAAGCAGCAGTGGTCGCTGCCGCAAGAAAAGATGTGCCTGTACTAAATTCTCAAATGAAGAAGATCATAGGTGGGCCTGTTCTTTGCACAGATTATTCCCTTCCGGGAACCAAGAAGCTGATCCGTATGGCGATTGAAGCCTTGGATAAATCAGGAAGCAAAGCAGTCCTACTCGCTAATCATGGAACGTTGTGCGTCGGCAAAGACATGGAAGATGCATTTCAAGTTGCTTTAGAATTAGAAAAAGCCTGCCAAGCGTTTATAGAGAAGGAATTCGTCCGGATCTCTGGTGCCAAGAAAGGAGACAGAGAGTCCATCCGAGCCTGGTATCTTAAAAATTATTCTTTGGAGAAAAGCGCATGA
- a CDS encoding aspartate aminotransferase family protein: protein MSTGFSISKYPDVKEIYKQLHDLIHQPIRSIKPVEMEKYLKDYYEKKCAKSKVMIAEASEYIPGGVQHNLAFNYPFPLVFTKASGAYLNDLDGNKYIDFLQAGGPTVLGSNPLSVRKKVIQLLESTGPVTGLFHEYELKLAEKIVEHMPSVQMFRMLGSGTEACMASIRVARLATKKKNVVKMGGAYHGWSDQLAYGLRLPGTRHFESHGIPKHVFKYTQEFYPNDLNALENTLKRNRWRGGTAAVILEPVGPESGTRPLDFDFNKGVRELCDKYGALLIFDEVVTAFRIGLSGAQGYFGVTPDLTVFGKVVAGGYPSAGGLGGKKEYMKYLSAGLQTGVKKALIGGTMAANPLSSAAGYYTLLEIEKQKACEKAGRAGDRITAGLQKLIKKYNLPFVAFNQGSICHLETVGTMLLEIDIKKFWKIKSTIKEAHLRKKAMEEMGAAYMAEGIVTLAGSRLYTSAADTDAVVDDALKRFERVFQKVEGVA, encoded by the coding sequence ATGTCTACCGGCTTCTCAATCAGCAAATATCCAGACGTTAAAGAAATCTATAAGCAGCTGCATGATCTGATCCATCAGCCTATACGTTCTATCAAACCGGTAGAAATGGAAAAATACCTGAAGGATTACTATGAGAAGAAATGCGCAAAATCCAAAGTAATGATCGCAGAAGCTTCGGAATATATTCCGGGTGGAGTGCAGCATAATCTCGCATTCAATTATCCTTTTCCTTTGGTGTTTACAAAGGCTTCCGGCGCCTATCTGAACGATTTAGATGGGAATAAGTACATAGACTTCCTACAAGCGGGCGGTCCTACAGTTTTGGGAAGTAACCCTCTTAGTGTTCGCAAAAAGGTAATTCAACTCTTGGAAAGCACCGGTCCTGTAACTGGTCTCTTTCATGAGTATGAGCTCAAACTTGCGGAGAAGATCGTGGAGCACATGCCTTCCGTGCAAATGTTCCGTATGTTAGGATCCGGAACGGAGGCATGTATGGCTTCTATCCGTGTTGCAAGACTCGCTACCAAGAAGAAGAACGTAGTGAAAATGGGAGGGGCTTATCATGGCTGGAGCGATCAACTCGCTTACGGACTCCGACTCCCTGGCACTAGACATTTCGAATCCCACGGGATCCCTAAACATGTATTTAAATATACCCAAGAATTCTATCCGAACGATTTGAATGCTCTCGAAAATACTTTAAAAAGAAATCGTTGGAGAGGAGGCACAGCTGCGGTCATCTTAGAACCAGTTGGCCCTGAGAGTGGAACTCGTCCTCTGGATTTCGACTTCAACAAAGGAGTCAGAGAGCTTTGCGATAAGTATGGAGCATTATTAATCTTTGATGAAGTCGTTACCGCATTTAGGATCGGACTGAGCGGAGCCCAAGGATATTTCGGAGTCACTCCTGACCTTACTGTCTTCGGAAAAGTCGTAGCAGGCGGGTATCCATCTGCCGGTGGTCTCGGAGGTAAGAAAGAGTATATGAAATATCTTTCTGCAGGTCTTCAAACCGGAGTGAAGAAGGCTCTGATCGGAGGGACTATGGCCGCTAACCCACTCAGCTCAGCTGCTGGATACTATACCCTTCTCGAAATCGAAAAACAAAAGGCCTGCGAAAAAGCAGGAAGAGCCGGAGATAGGATCACTGCCGGTTTACAAAAATTAATTAAGAAGTATAATCTTCCATTCGTAGCCTTTAACCAAGGATCCATCTGTCATTTGGAAACAGTGGGAACTATGCTTTTGGAAATCGATATCAAGAAATTCTGGAAGATCAAGTCCACGATCAAAGAAGCTCATTTACGTAAAAAGGCAATGGAAGAAATGGGAGCGGCTTATATGGCAGAAGGGATCGTAACCCTGGCAGGAAGCCGCTTATATACAAGCGCTGCAGATACGGATGCAGTTGTAGACGATGCATTGAAAAGATTCGAAAGAGTCTTCCAAAAAGTAGAAGGCGTCGCTTAA
- a CDS encoding TetR/AcrR family transcriptional regulator: MTEFTPSKYNRETFDKIPEEKRTRILSVAIAEFANRGFNNANTNIIAKKAGISVGSLYKYFDTKEDFFLTAVGYGINQLEKTLEQVLNDENDLFGKIESILRIIQKHSRENQDIIRLYNEITAEGNSDLIRGLSSELESISAKVYTSLIANAKKSGVVGKEVDEKVFAFCIDNLFMTLQFSYATEYYRERMNIYLGKDVDNDEKVVKGILSFIRRALEKK; the protein is encoded by the coding sequence GTGACAGAATTTACTCCTTCTAAATACAATAGGGAAACTTTCGATAAAATCCCCGAGGAAAAAAGAACTCGGATCTTATCCGTGGCGATTGCTGAATTTGCAAACCGCGGATTTAATAACGCGAATACGAATATTATTGCGAAGAAGGCAGGCATCAGTGTCGGTTCTCTTTATAAGTATTTCGATACGAAAGAGGATTTCTTTCTCACTGCAGTTGGATACGGGATCAATCAGTTAGAAAAAACCTTAGAGCAAGTTTTAAACGATGAGAATGATCTCTTTGGAAAGATTGAAAGCATTCTTCGAATCATCCAAAAGCATTCCAGAGAAAATCAAGATATCATTCGATTATACAATGAGATCACCGCAGAAGGAAATTCCGATCTGATCCGTGGACTCTCTTCGGAGTTAGAAAGTATTTCCGCAAAAGTTTATACTTCTTTGATTGCGAATGCTAAGAAATCAGGAGTCGTTGGGAAGGAAGTTGACGAGAAAGTCTTTGCCTTCTGTATCGATAATCTTTTTATGACACTTCAATTTTCTTATGCTACTGAATATTATAGAGAAAGAATGAATATCTATTTAGGTAAGGATGTGGATAACGATGAGAAGGTCGTGAAAGGAATTCTATCTTTTATTCGCAGAGCCTTGGAGAAGAAATAA
- a CDS encoding LA_0442/LA_0875 N-terminal domain-containing protein, producing the protein MLSSRVKLTVIVIFFLLPFIGLIAELQTIYLRNGQILRGEVIQQTATSMQIKLEDGKILKLNKSEIQRISFKEPTAKEKKDAEEKTKQIAPTQPEVVQEPLPTPSSSPAIAAIPITESPYYIDQAKRNDLELYFGVGMGKYQPAPADFLDKVQSVVNLISGGGATVVGNPSIHAMPAEVYGANYTWKRFSGGLSGMHVQSKGSHRTTSYTSTDTVDIYGSYPDKQSSLKGDLSFLAFTSLRVDLRPTIGYQYFWAKSQDPGSTVQDTDAAGLSFFGNYQQNFTEHLRGYSYGLKASVRMRERWENRFEVNALSLNGDQNGNVTITLLHPTNPAANDIQQLNQPAFWKAKGFQFSYRLYFKYTPTLSFWTGFQAYEWKYSLDSYTLNIYSAAGSGSSPPDQVLLQYFIIGQAAKSVSASSKTTILEFGITKRFEFSSK; encoded by the coding sequence ATGTTATCCTCTCGAGTGAAGCTAACTGTAATTGTAATATTCTTTCTTCTTCCTTTTATAGGATTAATAGCTGAGTTGCAAACCATCTATCTGAGAAACGGCCAGATACTGAGAGGAGAAGTGATCCAGCAAACTGCGACTTCTATGCAGATCAAGTTAGAAGACGGTAAGATCCTTAAATTAAATAAATCTGAAATACAAAGAATTAGCTTCAAAGAACCGACCGCTAAAGAAAAGAAAGACGCTGAAGAAAAGACAAAGCAAATCGCTCCGACCCAACCGGAAGTAGTACAGGAACCTTTGCCTACTCCATCTTCTTCTCCTGCAATTGCAGCGATCCCGATCACAGAAAGTCCATACTATATTGACCAAGCCAAAAGAAATGATCTTGAGCTCTATTTCGGAGTCGGAATGGGAAAATACCAGCCCGCTCCTGCTGATTTCTTAGACAAGGTGCAGAGCGTCGTGAATCTTATTTCGGGAGGCGGCGCTACCGTGGTGGGAAATCCTTCCATACATGCGATGCCTGCTGAAGTATACGGAGCGAATTATACTTGGAAGAGATTCAGCGGAGGATTGAGCGGGATGCACGTCCAAAGCAAGGGATCGCATCGAACTACAAGTTACACCTCGACGGATACAGTGGATATTTATGGAAGTTATCCGGATAAACAAAGTTCCTTAAAGGGAGATCTTTCCTTTTTGGCGTTTACAAGTTTGCGCGTGGATCTTCGGCCAACGATCGGATACCAATATTTTTGGGCCAAAAGCCAAGACCCTGGTTCTACTGTACAAGATACCGATGCAGCGGGCCTAAGTTTTTTCGGGAACTACCAGCAAAACTTTACCGAACATCTTAGAGGATATTCCTACGGCTTAAAGGCTTCTGTGCGTATGAGAGAAAGATGGGAAAATAGATTTGAGGTCAATGCGCTCTCACTGAACGGAGACCAGAATGGTAATGTGACCATCACCCTTCTACATCCAACCAATCCCGCCGCCAATGATATCCAGCAATTAAACCAACCTGCTTTCTGGAAGGCGAAAGGATTCCAATTCTCTTATAGACTTTATTTTAAATACACTCCTACGCTTTCTTTTTGGACGGGGTTCCAAGCATACGAATGGAAATACAGTTTGGATTCTTATACCTTGAATATTTACAGCGCTGCGGGGAGCGGATCTTCTCCTCCCGACCAAGTCCTTCTTCAATATTTCATAATAGGCCAAGCCGCCAAAAGTGTGTCCGCTTCTAGCAAGACAACCATTCTGGAGTTCGGGATTACAAAGCGATTCGAATTCTCTTCAAAATAA
- a CDS encoding ComF family protein produces MKIKVLERLLNIFFPILCGICGKEDFFSLRLGLCGECIRKTRGIGAFSRCNVCSSPLKGKEACVFCDSRNIFFDRALSIRDRNDLLSEILNRLKSRKEFTLSIFLSSGSRKILRKLKELEFDACVILPSFKKRSWSSGKERPFLASSRLCKEARDILGIPFIQPLLKSSAEKQAGKSFSERFFHAYRSWKIHPSWENRCPSRILLLDDVFTTGASVNEASRVLKQNGAKSVYVLTYLRTVD; encoded by the coding sequence ATGAAGATAAAAGTATTAGAACGTTTGCTCAATATATTCTTCCCGATCCTTTGCGGGATTTGCGGAAAGGAGGATTTCTTTTCCTTAAGATTAGGTTTATGCGGGGAATGCATTCGAAAAACGAGAGGAATCGGTGCCTTCTCCCGATGCAATGTTTGTTCTTCCCCATTGAAGGGAAAAGAGGCATGTGTTTTTTGCGATTCTCGTAATATATTCTTTGATAGGGCACTCAGTATTCGGGATCGAAATGATCTGTTAAGCGAAATTCTAAACCGCCTAAAGTCCAGAAAAGAGTTCACTCTTTCGATATTTCTCTCTTCAGGTTCCAGAAAGATATTAAGGAAATTGAAAGAATTGGAATTTGACGCCTGTGTGATTCTTCCTTCCTTCAAGAAGAGAAGCTGGAGTTCTGGAAAGGAAAGACCATTTTTAGCGAGTTCCAGGCTTTGCAAAGAAGCAAGGGATATATTAGGAATTCCTTTTATACAACCTCTATTAAAATCGAGTGCAGAAAAGCAGGCTGGAAAGAGTTTCTCGGAGAGATTCTTTCATGCTTATAGGTCCTGGAAGATCCATCCAAGTTGGGAGAATCGATGTCCTTCACGGATCCTTCTTCTAGATGATGTTTTCACAACCGGTGCAAGTGTGAATGAGGCGAGTAGGGTCTTAAAGCAAAACGGGGCCAAGTCGGTCTATGTTTTGACCTACCTTAGAACGGTAGATTGA
- the dinB gene encoding DNA polymerase IV gives MLRKILHVDMDAFYASVEQRDNPDYRGKPLIVGGPPDSRGVVSAASYEARKFGVRSAMPCSRAARLCPSGIFVSPRFEAYSKVSSQIRSIFLEYTDLVEMLSLDEAFLDVTENKKNIQYASVVAKEIRERIWEVTQLTASAGVSINKFLAKVATDQNKPNGMTIVRPEQVDQFIEALDVGVFPGVGKVTLKKMNELGIRSGKDLKSKSLETLERNFGKSGRWFYYVCRGLDDRPVEPLRERKSLGAESTFASDLETSSELLRELADIAEELESRLLKKPFAGKTITLKVKFSDFSQKTRSITADYSYLDKNELYRIGSKLLEEFLLDTGKSVFPIRLLGLSLSHPETNSKAIFKSEEEDLFPSLF, from the coding sequence ATGCTTCGAAAGATTCTACATGTAGACATGGACGCATTCTATGCTTCGGTCGAGCAAAGAGACAATCCGGATTATAGAGGAAAGCCTTTGATCGTAGGAGGTCCTCCTGATTCTAGGGGAGTCGTATCTGCAGCCAGTTATGAGGCGCGCAAATTTGGAGTTCGATCCGCAATGCCTTGCTCTAGGGCTGCGAGACTTTGTCCTTCCGGGATCTTTGTGTCTCCTAGATTCGAAGCATACAGTAAGGTATCATCGCAGATCAGGAGTATTTTCTTAGAATACACCGACTTAGTCGAAATGCTTTCTCTGGATGAGGCATTCTTAGATGTTACCGAAAACAAAAAGAATATCCAGTATGCGAGTGTAGTTGCCAAAGAGATCCGAGAAAGGATTTGGGAAGTGACGCAACTCACTGCTTCTGCGGGAGTTTCCATCAATAAGTTCTTAGCCAAGGTTGCCACCGACCAAAACAAACCGAATGGGATGACGATTGTGCGTCCGGAGCAAGTGGATCAGTTTATCGAAGCCTTGGATGTGGGAGTGTTTCCCGGAGTGGGCAAGGTTACATTAAAAAAAATGAATGAACTTGGCATTCGCAGCGGCAAGGATCTCAAGTCCAAGAGCTTGGAAACGCTAGAAAGAAATTTCGGAAAGTCGGGTAGATGGTTTTACTATGTTTGCAGAGGTTTGGATGATCGGCCTGTAGAGCCTTTGCGAGAAAGAAAATCTTTAGGAGCGGAGTCTACTTTTGCAAGCGATCTGGAGACCAGTTCCGAATTGCTAAGAGAACTCGCGGATATCGCAGAAGAATTGGAAAGTCGACTTCTCAAGAAACCGTTTGCGGGAAAGACAATCACTCTGAAGGTAAAATTTTCCGATTTCTCCCAAAAGACAAGAAGCATCACTGCGGATTATTCTTACTTGGACAAGAATGAATTGTATCGGATCGGAAGTAAGTTGTTAGAAGAATTTCTACTCGATACCGGTAAATCAGTGTTTCCTATCCGTTTACTTGGCTTAAGTCTTTCTCATCCAGAAACGAACTCTAAAGCAATCTTCAAATCGGAAGAAGAGGATCTGTTTCCTTCTCTCTTTTGA